The proteins below are encoded in one region of Ereboglobus luteus:
- a CDS encoding HEPN-associated N-terminal domain-containing protein — protein sequence MGGTKRYFEKLQAERRGGVSDKYVCAGCFDDYAIEDYITTNASVCECSYCGRVSDEKIAADANEVFSFIAKGINREYEDPANEVPYDSSEGGYLVAPTDGWDLICDLGIVKDGRGFNDLFNDLCKEFGDNAYVHHDPLGSTESESLRFSWRQFCNMVKHEKRFVFYRSNDDEHKGDDSNYYADDEPPVHAILDGLAHLVTSHDLITKKESGHTFVRARQHPGKVTFTEACQLGAPPAACAKQSRMSPAGIPMFYAAENEMTAFIETYDASDIENDAMTFGFFAAKRPLVFINLENIPPAPSLFDEGQHHLMHQLRFLNEFSRDISKPVTRTGEAHHYKYVPTQIIAEYFRWIFRTADGSRVDGIQFKSSRPYAGTCYCIFADEYNCVDKDWETKVKRTDVWRIKPMLELKSSRKEDPSKLKTEPTFRLLYSE from the coding sequence ATGGGGGGAACAAAACGTTACTTTGAAAAACTTCAAGCAGAGCGTAGGGGCGGCGTTTCAGATAAATATGTATGTGCGGGTTGTTTCGACGACTACGCTATTGAAGACTACATCACGACCAATGCATCAGTTTGCGAATGCTCTTATTGCGGTCGTGTTTCCGATGAGAAAATAGCGGCTGATGCGAATGAAGTTTTTTCTTTTATAGCAAAAGGCATAAACCGCGAATATGAAGATCCTGCAAATGAAGTGCCTTATGATTCAAGCGAAGGCGGTTATTTGGTAGCGCCAACAGATGGATGGGATTTAATTTGTGATCTTGGAATTGTAAAAGACGGACGAGGTTTCAATGATCTGTTCAATGATCTATGCAAGGAATTTGGAGATAATGCTTATGTTCACCATGACCCTCTGGGCAGCACCGAAAGCGAATCGCTTCGGTTTTCTTGGAGACAATTTTGCAACATGGTTAAGCATGAAAAACGGTTTGTTTTTTATCGCTCAAATGATGATGAACACAAAGGCGATGACTCAAATTACTACGCTGATGACGAGCCTCCAGTTCATGCGATTCTCGACGGCCTGGCACACTTAGTAACGAGCCATGATCTTATCACAAAAAAAGAATCAGGACATACTTTTGTTCGCGCTCGACAGCATCCGGGAAAAGTCACTTTTACAGAGGCTTGCCAGCTTGGTGCTCCACCTGCAGCGTGCGCTAAGCAAAGTCGGATGAGTCCTGCTGGGATACCAATGTTTTATGCTGCCGAAAATGAAATGACGGCGTTCATTGAAACTTACGACGCTTCCGACATAGAGAATGATGCAATGACATTCGGGTTCTTTGCGGCCAAAAGACCTTTAGTATTTATCAATTTAGAAAACATACCCCCTGCGCCAAGCCTGTTTGATGAGGGACAACATCATTTAATGCACCAATTGCGATTTTTGAATGAATTCTCTCGGGATATTTCCAAGCCAGTTACCCGAACTGGTGAAGCGCACCACTATAAATATGTACCTACGCAAATCATAGCGGAGTATTTTCGTTGGATATTCCGCACAGCAGACGGTTCCCGAGTCGATGGGATTCAATTCAAAAGCAGTCGCCCATATGCGGGAACTTGTTACTGTATTTTTGCCGATGAGTATAACTGTGTCGATAAAGACTGGGAAACAAAAGTGAAACGCACAGATGTTTGGCGAATCAAGCCCATGCTGGAGCTCAAAAGCTCAAGGAAAGAAGACCCGTCAAAATTAAAAACTGAGCCCACTTTTAGACTGTTGTATTCAGAATAA
- a CDS encoding transposase, protein MNTITNHTKLIERIINAKPQTVRLGIDQHARDVVVAIKLDASVPLRSQKMQSEQLLHLAKSLLKAAIKMSSVYEAGPCGYVLHRQLQKAGVKSLVIAPQLLGRGKSRKTDKIAAQALVALLDSYERGNTKAFSVVHVPTEKQERERTQTREREMYRKERLSWEHRGRSLMLRHGHHITGKWWQKKRWETLKETLPAWMHGSLESMREVIEKLDTLEKREREKIEQTAPASLPKALGALTWVVLSREAHGWKHFNNRRQVSSYTGLCPGVCQSGTSLKEGSIDRHGNCRIRALLVEAIWRLSRWQPNYPPVQKLAEGIIRGSARKKLAVAAARRLTVDIWRLSTSRTTPEKLGLVMT, encoded by the coding sequence ATGAATACTATAACTAACCACACCAAACTAATCGAACGAATCATCAACGCCAAGCCGCAAACAGTGCGACTGGGGATAGACCAGCACGCGAGGGACGTGGTGGTGGCGATCAAACTGGACGCATCGGTGCCGCTGCGTTCGCAAAAAATGCAAAGCGAGCAGTTGCTGCACCTGGCAAAATCACTTCTCAAGGCGGCGATCAAAATGAGCAGTGTGTATGAAGCCGGGCCATGCGGCTACGTGCTGCACCGCCAGCTTCAGAAGGCGGGAGTAAAAAGCCTTGTCATCGCGCCGCAACTGCTCGGCAGGGGCAAGAGCCGCAAGACCGACAAAATCGCCGCGCAGGCGCTGGTGGCGCTGCTCGACAGCTACGAGCGCGGGAACACGAAAGCCTTCAGCGTGGTGCACGTGCCCACCGAAAAGCAGGAGCGGGAACGCACCCAGACGCGCGAACGTGAGATGTATCGCAAGGAACGCCTCTCATGGGAACACCGCGGACGCAGCCTGATGTTGCGCCACGGCCACCACATCACCGGCAAATGGTGGCAGAAAAAACGCTGGGAAACACTCAAGGAAACGCTTCCGGCCTGGATGCACGGCTCGCTTGAAAGCATGCGAGAAGTGATCGAGAAACTCGACACGCTTGAAAAACGCGAACGCGAAAAAATAGAACAAACCGCGCCTGCAAGTCTTCCGAAGGCATTGGGGGCGCTCACTTGGGTGGTGCTTTCCCGGGAAGCGCACGGATGGAAACACTTTAACAACCGCCGCCAGGTTAGTTCCTACACCGGCTTGTGCCCCGGCGTTTGCCAGTCGGGAACCAGTTTGAAGGAAGGCAGCATCGACCGGCACGGCAACTGCCGTATCCGTGCACTGCTTGTTGAGGCAATTTGGAGACTCTCCCGCTGGCAGCCAAACTACCCGCCCGTGCAAAAACTCGCCGAGGGCATCATTCGTGGATCGGCGAGAAAAAAACTGGCGGTGGCCGCCGCCCGCCGGCTCACAGTGGACATTTGGCGGCTGAGCACCTCAAGAACCACCCCCGAAAAACTCGGCCTCGTCATGACTTGA
- a CDS encoding DUF6530 family protein produces MPFKSNNNAYIPTHQLPHHLAHKPIYAMPYEKFDGMYINSTDASYLSVGLAQYDNNDVSAKVMRHTGQWSRQAEELPIHRPIDLSIFIAKALFDSSNQTLKIKGDTFSQQDDAITVQMESISSAEAQIFNNWLSTHSGLLKERLNSLCDTLNDLRRRGKI; encoded by the coding sequence ATGCCATTCAAATCAAATAACAACGCTTACATTCCCACGCACCAATTGCCTCACCATTTAGCGCATAAGCCTATTTATGCGATGCCGTATGAAAAATTTGACGGCATGTATATTAATTCAACTGATGCCTCATATTTATCAGTTGGATTGGCACAGTATGACAACAATGATGTGTCAGCAAAAGTCATGCGACACACTGGCCAGTGGAGTCGGCAAGCCGAGGAGTTGCCGATACATCGGCCGATAGATTTATCCATATTTATAGCCAAAGCATTGTTCGATTCCTCAAATCAAACATTGAAAATTAAGGGCGATACATTTTCGCAACAGGATGATGCCATAACAGTTCAAATGGAATCCATCTCTTCGGCAGAAGCGCAAATTTTCAATAATTGGCTTTCTACTCATAGTGGACTCTTGAAAGAGCGGCTGAACTCTCTTTGCGATACGCTGAATGACTTGCGCAGAAGAGGAAAGATTTAA
- a CDS encoding type II toxin-antitoxin system Phd/YefM family antitoxin codes for MRTLTVTEAVRNFSDVIGRVRYAGEVTTLTKGDKPIARIVPVKPVRTTADFLAWANDPDRPRLAPEELAAFERDIETARKHANQPPVSKWE; via the coding sequence ATGAGAACGCTAACTGTCACAGAGGCCGTGCGCAATTTTTCCGATGTCATCGGACGAGTTCGCTACGCCGGGGAAGTCACAACCCTGACTAAGGGCGACAAACCCATAGCCCGGATCGTGCCGGTCAAACCCGTCCGCACGACTGCGGATTTTCTGGCATGGGCGAATGATCCAGATCGACCGCGCCTCGCGCCCGAGGAGCTGGCGGCGTTTGAACGCGACATCGAGACGGCGCGCAAACACGCCAACCAACCGCCAGTCTCCAAATGGGAGTGA
- a CDS encoding PIN domain-containing protein produces MNGIILDTSVVIAAEKGKLDLNGLLGRQQPCPIAIAAITLSELLHGVERADTTARGKARAAWLESFRATVTIIDFDEGCARVHAKLWAKLEAAGERIGAHDMLIAATALTHNMRVATCNAGEFKRVANLKVITP; encoded by the coding sequence ATGAACGGCATCATATTGGACACATCGGTCGTCATCGCCGCCGAAAAGGGCAAACTCGACCTGAACGGTTTGCTGGGTCGCCAACAACCCTGCCCGATTGCCATTGCGGCAATCACCCTTTCCGAACTGCTCCACGGTGTCGAACGAGCCGACACGACGGCACGCGGCAAGGCTCGCGCCGCATGGCTGGAATCATTTCGGGCTACCGTGACCATCATCGACTTTGACGAAGGCTGCGCGCGCGTTCATGCAAAGTTGTGGGCGAAGCTCGAAGCCGCCGGCGAGCGCATCGGCGCGCATGACATGCTGATCGCCGCCACCGCGCTCACCCACAACATGCGCGTGGCGACATGCAACGCCGGCGAGTTCAAGCGCGTCGCAAACCTGAAGGTTATCACCCCGTGA
- a CDS encoding LacI family DNA-binding transcriptional regulator, with protein sequence MKSKHTEPKTVTRPIRSTTEFARHVGLARTTVSRVLNGQPGLKKKTIDRVNRAIEETGFVPNAYALHLKGKRTQTVGVCVQNLSFPILVNKLATLQAKLRDRGITTFIEVVDGDSYEGAVRNFLSLRVEAMVFLGYFDEGKIERQLQGLVNNGTPSLIIDHFGIKGANTVTLDRARGMVAITEHLLDLGHRRFGLLGYSESFRSTHERTRGIREALEERGLDFDKCTENIDDQIVRTSDFEFGRALVRTFIERGKPPTAFIALNDVLAAGAIHGVRDMGLRVPEDFSVSGFNNQDICSMVVPNITSVDQRVDKTIQVAVDFVIDQMGKPLRTKPVVKMIDPLLIVRGSTGPARGR encoded by the coding sequence GTGAAAAGCAAACATACCGAACCCAAAACCGTCACCCGCCCCATTCGTTCCACGACCGAATTTGCCCGTCATGTCGGGCTTGCTCGCACCACTGTTTCACGCGTGCTTAACGGACAGCCCGGTCTCAAAAAAAAGACGATTGACCGCGTGAACCGGGCGATTGAGGAAACCGGCTTTGTTCCCAACGCCTACGCGCTGCATCTGAAGGGCAAGCGCACGCAAACCGTCGGCGTGTGCGTGCAAAATCTTTCGTTCCCAATTCTCGTGAACAAACTCGCAACCTTGCAGGCCAAGCTCCGCGACAGGGGCATCACCACATTCATCGAAGTGGTCGATGGCGACAGCTACGAGGGAGCGGTTCGCAACTTTCTTTCGCTGCGTGTGGAGGCGATGGTGTTTCTCGGCTATTTCGACGAGGGGAAAATCGAGCGCCAGCTTCAGGGGCTCGTGAACAATGGCACACCGAGCCTGATAATCGACCATTTCGGCATCAAGGGCGCCAACACGGTGACACTTGACCGCGCGCGCGGCATGGTGGCCATCACGGAGCACCTGCTCGATCTCGGGCACCGGCGGTTCGGACTGCTCGGCTACTCGGAAAGTTTCCGCAGCACGCACGAGCGCACCCGAGGCATCCGCGAGGCACTCGAGGAGCGCGGGCTCGACTTCGACAAATGCACGGAAAACATCGACGACCAGATTGTCCGCACGAGCGATTTTGAATTCGGGCGCGCGCTCGTGCGCACGTTCATCGAGCGCGGCAAGCCGCCGACCGCGTTTATCGCGCTCAACGACGTCCTGGCCGCCGGCGCGATCCACGGGGTGAGGGACATGGGCCTCCGAGTGCCCGAGGATTTTTCGGTGAGCGGTTTCAACAACCAGGACATTTGCTCGATGGTCGTGCCCAATATCACGAGCGTCGACCAGCGTGTGGACAAGACGATCCAGGTCGCGGTTGATTTTGTTATCGACCAGATGGGAAAACCACTGCGCACAAAACCCGTCGTAAAAATGATCGACCCATTGCTCATCGTGCGCGGTTCAACCGGTCCCGCGCGGGGACGGTAA
- a CDS encoding sialate O-acetylesterase yields the protein MDLETYARPFRNLRAFLLALVFAGAGIALNADVKVPAIFGDNMVIQLGRPVPVWGSAAPGEKVTVTFADQTKSAVAGADGKWRVNLDPLHADPKPTPRELTIAGKNTLRFNNVLVGVVWICSGQSNMEWTLQKSENGADAIAESSHPNLRLFHVKKTWSDTPRDDIPLENSWAWAAAAPETTPKFSAVGYYFGRALLNAFKNNIPVGLINTSWGGTRIEPWTSPAGFAAVPALAEINTRVQSVQPGTEANKTLTAKAIAAQESWLATARAATAAGKVIAPPPEFPKALRPLSTDMASRHQNPTVLYNAMIAPFVPFAVQGAIWYQGEANRADGALYYDKLNALIASWRAEFENPAMPLHIVQLAPYKYNDTVTLPKIWAAQERFARDDKHSGIAIINDIGNIQDIHPRNKLTVGARLALLALNKTYGITQVKCDSPAPSEIRFERDSAVITFGNTAKLATRDNAAPDWFEIADASGWHKAGATIKDNTVTVRAEGVTQPAAVRYAWSGTAEPNLRDAATGLQVGAFTHGEIPLPAEIAKLGDDAKGFQVLYDLNPLASKGHEVTYNVNNAAKFAGKKIKRVAYFLSLTDHNDRDTHAVVSFDAFAQDAKKLGVPTKNSGARFQQNVTNLVVRSNVRGVKNGSFARGNIEFWDCNYSGANATKVPGASDQLYDFGDGMSTGRSPGYGSMQIHNTAEKQTIIAYNHWSEGKNCDIGIGNQTGANKNPDWTFSKSGSSLQSARLLVLVKTE from the coding sequence ATGGATTTAGAAACATACGCCCGTCCATTTCGCAACCTCCGCGCCTTCCTTTTGGCGCTCGTATTTGCCGGCGCCGGCATCGCGCTCAACGCCGATGTGAAGGTTCCCGCCATTTTCGGCGACAACATGGTGATCCAGCTTGGCCGTCCCGTTCCCGTTTGGGGCAGCGCCGCGCCCGGTGAAAAAGTCACCGTCACCTTTGCCGACCAGACCAAGTCCGCCGTGGCCGGCGCCGACGGCAAGTGGCGCGTGAACCTCGACCCGCTTCATGCCGACCCGAAACCCACGCCCCGCGAACTCACCATCGCCGGCAAAAACACCCTGCGTTTCAACAACGTGCTCGTCGGCGTCGTGTGGATTTGCTCCGGCCAGTCCAACATGGAATGGACGCTCCAGAAGTCGGAGAACGGCGCCGACGCCATCGCCGAATCCAGCCACCCCAACCTCCGCCTCTTCCACGTCAAGAAAACCTGGAGCGACACGCCTCGCGACGACATCCCCCTCGAAAACTCCTGGGCCTGGGCCGCCGCCGCGCCCGAAACCACGCCGAAGTTTTCCGCCGTCGGCTACTACTTCGGACGCGCCCTCCTGAACGCCTTCAAGAACAACATCCCCGTCGGTCTCATCAACACCAGTTGGGGCGGCACGCGCATCGAGCCGTGGACCAGCCCCGCCGGTTTCGCCGCCGTCCCCGCGCTCGCCGAAATAAACACCCGCGTGCAATCGGTCCAGCCCGGCACCGAGGCCAACAAAACCCTCACCGCGAAGGCCATCGCCGCGCAGGAATCCTGGCTCGCCACCGCGCGCGCCGCCACCGCCGCCGGCAAAGTCATCGCGCCGCCGCCCGAGTTTCCCAAGGCGCTTCGCCCCTTGAGCACCGACATGGCCAGCCGCCATCAAAACCCCACCGTCCTCTACAACGCCATGATCGCTCCCTTTGTCCCCTTCGCCGTCCAGGGCGCCATCTGGTATCAGGGCGAGGCCAACCGCGCCGACGGCGCCCTCTATTACGACAAACTCAATGCCCTCATCGCATCCTGGCGCGCGGAGTTTGAAAACCCCGCGATGCCCCTGCACATTGTCCAGCTCGCCCCCTACAAATACAACGACACCGTCACCCTGCCCAAAATCTGGGCCGCCCAAGAGCGCTTCGCCCGCGACGACAAACACTCCGGCATCGCCATCATCAACGACATTGGCAACATTCAGGACATCCACCCGAGAAACAAACTCACCGTCGGCGCGCGCCTCGCCCTCCTCGCCCTCAACAAAACCTACGGCATCACCCAAGTGAAATGCGACTCGCCGGCGCCGTCGGAAATCCGCTTCGAGCGCGACTCCGCCGTCATCACCTTTGGCAACACCGCCAAGCTCGCCACACGCGACAACGCCGCGCCCGACTGGTTTGAAATCGCCGACGCCTCCGGCTGGCACAAGGCCGGCGCCACGATCAAGGACAACACCGTCACCGTTCGCGCCGAGGGCGTCACGCAGCCCGCCGCCGTCCGCTACGCTTGGTCCGGCACCGCCGAGCCCAACCTCCGCGACGCAGCCACCGGCCTTCAAGTCGGCGCATTCACACATGGCGAAATCCCCCTGCCCGCCGAAATCGCAAAACTCGGCGACGACGCCAAGGGCTTCCAAGTTCTCTACGACCTCAACCCTCTCGCCTCCAAGGGCCACGAAGTCACCTACAATGTCAACAACGCCGCCAAGTTTGCCGGCAAAAAAATCAAGCGCGTCGCCTACTTCCTTTCCCTCACCGACCATAACGACAGGGACACTCACGCCGTCGTCTCGTTCGACGCCTTTGCGCAGGATGCGAAAAAACTAGGCGTCCCCACCAAAAACTCGGGCGCGCGCTTCCAGCAAAACGTCACCAACCTCGTCGTGCGCTCCAACGTCCGCGGTGTGAAAAACGGCAGCTTCGCGCGGGGCAACATCGAGTTCTGGGACTGCAACTACTCCGGCGCCAACGCCACCAAGGTCCCCGGCGCCAGCGACCAGCTTTATGATTTCGGCGACGGCATGAGCACCGGACGCTCGCCCGGCTACGGCTCCATGCAAATCCACAACACCGCCGAAAAACAAACCATCATCGCCTACAACCACTGGAGCGAAGGCAAGAACTGCGACATCGGCATCGGCAACCAGACCGGTGCAAACAAAAACCCCGACTGGACCTTCTCCAAGTCCGGCAGCAGCCTCCAGTCCGCCCGCCTCCTGGTGCTCGTGAAAACCGAGTGA
- the xseA gene encoding exodeoxyribonuclease VII large subunit, producing the protein MSDEGAGGLFGRRGGEDGNPSADETQRAFSVTEFTRRVKDTLAQSIRPCWVRGEISNLRAQASGHVYFVLKDAGAQVAAVLFRGDAARQSVALRDGLQVLVFGQVSVYEARGQYQIIVRAVVEDGVGRLQREFEALKRRLADEGLFDNARKTAIPPMPATIGFVTSPTGAAVQDFIRILKRRGWRGWLVVLPAKVQGEGAAEEMAAMLRAAESLGIFDLLVIGRGGGSLEDLWAFNEEALVRAVAACRVPVISAVGHEIDFTLCDFAADLRAETPSGAAELISSQFVHCVERMTRAGETLGKLLGERIERARDQLDSLRAHLRLLSPSARIEQGHLRLDDMAGRLASAFQHATLLKRQQLTAARSTFAARSPETRVQMASQQLLGLWKRLQAASPRSVLNRGFVIMRDEAGRPLARRAEVNAGQPVVAEFADGKVRMSATEPELGL; encoded by the coding sequence ATGAGTGACGAGGGTGCCGGGGGCTTGTTCGGACGGCGCGGGGGCGAGGACGGCAATCCGTCTGCGGACGAAACCCAGCGCGCGTTTAGTGTGACGGAATTCACACGCCGCGTGAAGGACACGCTCGCGCAATCAATCCGCCCGTGCTGGGTGCGCGGGGAGATTTCCAATTTGCGCGCGCAGGCAAGCGGCCATGTGTATTTCGTCCTGAAAGACGCGGGGGCGCAGGTTGCCGCGGTGCTTTTTCGCGGTGACGCGGCACGCCAGTCGGTCGCGTTGCGCGATGGATTGCAGGTGCTCGTGTTCGGGCAGGTGAGCGTTTACGAGGCGCGCGGACAGTATCAGATTATCGTGCGCGCGGTGGTCGAGGACGGGGTGGGGCGGTTGCAGCGGGAGTTCGAGGCGCTCAAGCGGCGGCTCGCCGACGAGGGGCTTTTCGACAATGCGCGCAAGACTGCCATTCCGCCGATGCCGGCGACGATTGGTTTTGTGACTTCGCCAACGGGCGCGGCGGTGCAGGATTTCATCCGAATTCTCAAGAGGCGCGGCTGGCGCGGCTGGCTTGTCGTGCTGCCTGCGAAAGTGCAGGGCGAGGGCGCGGCGGAGGAAATGGCCGCGATGCTGCGCGCCGCCGAATCTCTGGGGATTTTTGACTTGCTCGTGATCGGCCGCGGCGGCGGAAGCCTGGAGGATTTGTGGGCGTTCAACGAGGAGGCGCTTGTTCGCGCGGTCGCGGCCTGCCGGGTGCCGGTCATTTCGGCGGTGGGGCACGAGATTGATTTTACGCTGTGCGATTTCGCGGCGGATTTGCGCGCGGAAACACCGAGCGGCGCGGCGGAACTGATTTCGAGCCAGTTTGTGCATTGCGTGGAGCGCATGACGCGAGCGGGAGAAACACTCGGAAAATTGTTGGGCGAACGCATCGAACGCGCGCGCGATCAACTCGACAGTCTTCGCGCGCACTTGCGGCTGCTTTCGCCGTCGGCCCGGATCGAGCAGGGACATTTGCGGCTTGATGACATGGCCGGACGGCTCGCGTCCGCGTTTCAGCACGCGACATTGTTGAAGCGGCAGCAACTCACCGCCGCGAGATCGACCTTTGCGGCGCGCTCGCCGGAAACGCGTGTGCAGATGGCATCGCAACAGTTGCTCGGTCTCTGGAAGCGCTTGCAGGCGGCGAGTCCCCGGTCGGTGTTGAATCGCGGTTTCGTGATCATGCGCGATGAGGCGGGACGGCCGCTTGCGCGCCGCGCGGAAGTGAATGCCGGCCAGCCGGTGGTCGCGGAGTTTGCCGACGGGAAGGTTCGCATGAGTGCGACAGAGCCGGAGCTTGGCCTGTAG
- a CDS encoding TVP38/TMEM64 family protein: MSDNTDSQPKPLHKRYKRELIIAFFACALVGGALAVGFWPQVKVLMQQTGALLADFVETIGAAGSGWFFAAYGIGPAIGMPISLFNITAGLVFVPKLGIFWTSLFAALSLMCANAISYWLARYAMRPVIERLVKKLGYKLPVIPSDEHITACLFLRVVPGPPYVIQSYILGLAKVRFLPYMVVSFLGQYGWAFAMIFLGKNFDTFKESGSFKGIFVAVVFIALLIVATRIVRRRITKKAAMKSDKSVDAGEGGNHE, translated from the coding sequence ATGTCCGACAATACCGATTCCCAGCCGAAGCCTTTGCACAAGCGCTATAAACGCGAACTCATCATTGCGTTTTTTGCGTGCGCCTTGGTCGGTGGCGCATTGGCTGTCGGGTTCTGGCCGCAGGTAAAAGTGCTGATGCAGCAAACGGGCGCCCTCCTTGCTGATTTTGTGGAGACGATTGGCGCCGCCGGCAGCGGTTGGTTTTTTGCCGCGTATGGAATTGGCCCCGCGATTGGCATGCCCATATCGCTTTTTAACATTACCGCCGGCTTGGTGTTCGTTCCCAAGCTGGGCATTTTCTGGACAAGTCTTTTTGCCGCGCTGAGCCTGATGTGCGCCAATGCGATTTCCTACTGGCTGGCCCGGTATGCGATGCGCCCCGTGATTGAGCGGCTGGTCAAAAAACTCGGCTACAAACTGCCCGTGATTCCGAGTGACGAGCACATCACGGCGTGTTTGTTTCTCCGTGTTGTTCCGGGGCCGCCGTATGTCATACAATCCTACATTCTGGGGCTCGCGAAAGTGCGCTTTTTGCCCTACATGGTCGTCTCGTTTCTAGGCCAATACGGGTGGGCCTTTGCCATGATTTTTCTCGGGAAAAATTTCGACACCTTCAAGGAAAGCGGCTCCTTCAAGGGGATTTTTGTCGCCGTGGTTTTTATTGCCTTGCTGATCGTCGCCACCCGTATCGTGCGCAGGCGGATCACCAAAAAAGCGGCGATGAAAAGCGACAAGTCCGTTGATGCCGGGGAAGGCGGCAATCATGAGTGA
- a CDS encoding HAD family hydrolase, whose translation MMRFHTIFFDLDGTLLDHFDAIHRAHCHTRRHFGLSEPSMDEVHRAVGAGVDVAVTRIFADDRPDLVSQALPVYKEFWDKNMLDGVRLLPGARELLEALNRAGVCCAVLTNKHGPSSRKVCEHLGVAHLLDGIFGAADTPWLKPQNEFAAHALNTLGKPDDAARVGKAGGVQGVCLIGDSIYDAQTGVNGGFPCYCVTTGTHTAEALREAGATEVCADLPELAKKAGF comes from the coding sequence ATGATGCGTTTTCACACAATTTTTTTCGATTTGGACGGCACGCTGCTGGATCATTTTGATGCGATCCACCGCGCGCATTGTCACACGCGGCGGCATTTTGGCTTGAGCGAGCCGTCGATGGACGAGGTGCACCGCGCGGTGGGCGCGGGTGTGGATGTTGCGGTGACGCGGATTTTTGCGGACGACAGGCCGGATTTGGTTTCGCAGGCGCTGCCGGTTTACAAGGAATTTTGGGACAAAAACATGCTCGACGGCGTGCGTTTGCTGCCGGGCGCGCGCGAATTGCTTGAGGCGTTGAATCGCGCCGGTGTTTGTTGCGCGGTGCTGACCAACAAGCACGGTCCTTCGTCGCGCAAGGTGTGCGAGCATCTGGGCGTGGCGCATTTGCTCGACGGGATTTTCGGCGCGGCGGACACTCCGTGGCTCAAGCCGCAAAACGAATTCGCCGCGCACGCGCTCAACACGCTCGGAAAGCCCGACGATGCCGCGCGCGTGGGCAAGGCGGGCGGCGTGCAAGGCGTGTGCCTGATCGGCGATTCGATCTATGACGCGCAGACGGGTGTGAACGGCGGCTTCCCGTGTTATTGCGTGACAACCGGCACGCACACGGCGGAGGCATTGCGCGAGGCGGGCGCGACCGAAGTGTGTGCGGATTTGCCCGAGCTGGCCAAAAAGGCGGGATTCTGA